In Companilactobacillus allii, one genomic interval encodes:
- a CDS encoding ABC transporter ATP-binding protein has product MNDNNATIELKKVTKNFKNTKVIDQLDLKVVAGEFLVLLGPSGCGKSTTLRMIAGLEVASDGEVLIDGDDIKKSLSDGHTIAMVFQDYALYPNMTVYQNLEYALKVHKVEKNERKRRLTSILETLNLSDYKDRLPSELSGGQKQRVALGRGMAKKSKVFLLDEPLSNIDVQLREKARDEIQSLHDKNNQTIVYVTHDQLEAMALGDRIAVMNEGIIQMIDTPENIYKNPTNLFVAKFIGTPQINVLPIKYQDSCLFLNECKLFQITETKNIAKKTDYLLGIRPEHVRILTEHKNEFSIQAEVIKTVDYGRFMQLTLNIDEETTIKAITECLDHKVGDKVFIQIEKETSIIFDVDSKKNIYWDRV; this is encoded by the coding sequence ATGAATGATAATAATGCGACCATTGAATTGAAGAAAGTAACAAAGAACTTTAAGAATACCAAAGTCATCGATCAATTGGATCTAAAAGTGGTAGCTGGTGAATTCCTAGTATTGCTTGGACCTTCAGGGTGCGGTAAGTCTACAACGTTAAGAATGATTGCTGGTCTTGAAGTTGCCAGTGATGGTGAAGTATTGATTGACGGGGATGATATTAAAAAAAGCCTCAGTGACGGTCATACTATAGCAATGGTCTTTCAAGACTATGCGCTATATCCAAACATGACTGTTTATCAAAACTTAGAATATGCGCTGAAAGTCCATAAAGTTGAAAAAAATGAAAGAAAAAGAAGATTGACTTCTATTTTGGAAACTTTGAATTTGTCTGATTATAAAGACCGTTTACCGTCAGAATTATCTGGTGGTCAAAAGCAGCGTGTTGCACTAGGTCGAGGGATGGCCAAAAAAAGCAAAGTGTTCTTACTTGATGAACCACTTTCCAATATTGATGTTCAATTAAGAGAAAAGGCACGTGATGAAATTCAAAGTCTACATGATAAAAATAATCAAACGATTGTTTATGTAACACATGATCAACTGGAAGCTATGGCATTGGGTGATCGTATTGCAGTTATGAATGAAGGGATCATTCAAATGATAGATACTCCAGAGAATATCTATAAAAATCCTACTAACTTGTTTGTGGCAAAGTTTATTGGTACACCGCAAATAAATGTTTTACCGATAAAATATCAAGATAGTTGTTTGTTTTTGAATGAATGTAAACTGTTTCAGATTACTGAAACTAAGAATATAGCAAAAAAGACAGATTATTTATTAGGGATTCGTCCGGAACATGTCAGAATTCTTACTGAACATAAAAATGAGTTCTCTATCCAAGCTGAAGTTATTAAGACAGTTGATTATGGAAGATTTATGCAATTGACACTTAATATTGACGAAGAAACTACTATTAAAGCGATAACTGAATGTCTTGATCACAAAGTTGGTGATAAGGTATTTATTCAAATCGAAAAAGAGACAAGTATTATTTTTGATGTTGATTCTAAAAAAAATATTTATTGGGATAGGGTTTAA
- a CDS encoding metallophosphoesterase family protein — protein sequence MNNNELKIIHITDTHLTPRGARPANHQQVDPYIKLQNIFQDIESMPKRPDMVVISGDLIHEGVEFDYKKLRDIVNYQIEKLQLPIYVILGNHDRTNAFYQGYLGDKPQEKYYYNIATSLCDIYFVDSTHGDIEQGYVNQEQLEWLEKSLNKSDKKMSLIFMHHPVDGPAVTHMRYSILQNSQELLDLVNGSNVKAIFSGHIHFSTEFNRDDILCITADSSAYHINCDNHHNHLIMDATSYNIITVEDDNVGVETRTLLIHDEIINTVSVDDTDWCK from the coding sequence TTGAATAATAACGAATTAAAAATAATTCATATAACTGATACGCATTTAACTCCAAGAGGAGCTAGGCCAGCTAATCATCAACAAGTTGACCCATATATCAAATTACAAAATATTTTTCAGGATATCGAATCAATGCCAAAACGACCAGATATGGTTGTTATTAGTGGAGATCTGATACATGAGGGTGTTGAATTTGATTACAAGAAGTTAAGGGATATAGTTAATTATCAGATTGAAAAACTTCAGCTACCAATTTACGTGATATTGGGCAACCACGATCGAACAAATGCCTTCTATCAAGGATATCTGGGTGATAAGCCACAAGAGAAGTATTACTACAATATAGCAACTAGTTTATGTGATATCTATTTTGTTGATAGCACTCACGGCGATATTGAACAAGGGTATGTTAATCAGGAACAACTGGAGTGGTTGGAAAAGTCGCTCAACAAGTCTGATAAAAAAATGTCACTGATCTTTATGCATCATCCAGTTGATGGCCCAGCAGTAACTCATATGCGTTATAGTATTCTCCAAAATAGTCAAGAATTGTTAGATTTGGTCAATGGAAGCAATGTAAAGGCGATTTTTTCAGGCCACATTCATTTTTCAACTGAATTTAATCGTGACGACATTCTATGTATTACAGCAGATTCAAGTGCCTATCACATTAATTGTGACAATCATCATAACCATCTGATAATGGATGCAACCAGCTACAATATTATTACGGTTGAAGATGATAATGTTGGTGTAGAAACCAGAACATTATTGATTCACGATGAGATCATCAATACTGTTTCAGTTGACGATACGGATTGGTGCAAATAA
- a CDS encoding ABC transporter ATP-binding protein — translation MDMHRRGPRNIHPEHVELQDWKGTVIRVWHYLDARKIKLIIVFLLTIVTTAVTIIGNRINGLVIDDYISKNKLHALLVICAIMAVMYFVSSFFTYFQNSIIIKVAQDTSARIRHDVFANLQRLPMKYFDTHDNGDVMSRLTNDVDNINTALMQTFVQLFTGIISVIGMGIAMLILSPLLTGITLLSSVATYFFSKAISKVTQKAFMTQQRDLGSLNTQIEESVSGKQLVQLFDHTKETMKDFDKTNEEYTNAAFKAQSLSSVIGPFNNMTNNIAYLLITMAGAISILTGSKVITVGVIFTFLIYLRNFTGPINNVLNLINTLQLSLASAQRVFELIDESPEKDLPNAESVKNTKGNVVFDNVSFAYDKRPILKNVNLVADQGEMIALVGPTGAGKTTIMNLLTNLYPLQKGRVLLDGRDVTTIKRRDLRHLVTVVQQESFLFTMSIRENIRLGRTSASDKEVELAAKRANADTFINQLPNGYDTILSENAHSLSQGQRQLLSIARAFVTNAPVLVLDEATASIDSNTEADVQKAMTALMKDKTSFVIAHRLSTIQSADQILVINNGEVIEKGTHKDLLANKGFYADLYNSQFDTVK, via the coding sequence ATGGACATGCATAGAAGAGGTCCACGTAATATTCACCCGGAACACGTCGAACTGCAGGATTGGAAAGGCACCGTCATTAGGGTATGGCACTATTTGGATGCACGTAAGATCAAATTGATCATTGTATTCTTGCTGACGATAGTCACTACCGCGGTAACGATCATTGGTAATCGTATCAATGGATTGGTAATTGACGACTATATTTCAAAGAATAAGTTACACGCTTTATTAGTTATTTGTGCCATTATGGCTGTGATGTATTTTGTGTCCAGCTTCTTCACGTATTTTCAGAATTCAATTATTATCAAAGTGGCACAAGATACTAGTGCTAGGATACGCCATGATGTTTTCGCTAATTTACAACGTTTGCCGATGAAGTACTTTGATACGCATGACAATGGGGATGTAATGAGCCGATTGACTAATGATGTCGATAATATCAATACTGCTTTGATGCAGACATTTGTCCAGCTATTCACCGGGATAATCAGTGTTATCGGTATGGGTATTGCAATGCTGATACTATCACCACTTTTGACGGGGATAACCCTTCTAAGTTCAGTCGCAACTTATTTCTTTTCCAAAGCAATTTCTAAAGTAACTCAAAAGGCCTTTATGACTCAGCAACGTGATCTTGGTAGTTTGAATACCCAAATCGAAGAGTCAGTTTCTGGAAAGCAACTTGTACAATTGTTTGATCACACAAAAGAGACTATGAAAGACTTTGATAAAACGAACGAAGAATATACTAACGCTGCCTTCAAAGCCCAGTCACTATCGTCAGTTATTGGTCCATTCAATAATATGACCAATAATATTGCCTATTTATTGATCACAATGGCCGGGGCTATTTCAATATTGACCGGTAGTAAAGTGATTACAGTTGGGGTGATATTCACCTTCTTAATATATTTGCGTAACTTTACTGGACCAATAAATAATGTGTTGAATTTGATCAATACTTTACAGTTATCATTGGCCAGTGCGCAGCGTGTATTTGAGTTGATCGATGAGTCACCCGAAAAAGACCTTCCGAATGCTGAAAGTGTCAAGAATACAAAGGGCAATGTGGTTTTTGATAATGTGTCATTTGCATATGACAAACGTCCTATTTTAAAAAATGTGAATCTAGTAGCTGATCAAGGAGAGATGATAGCGTTGGTTGGTCCAACTGGTGCTGGTAAAACGACAATTATGAATCTATTGACCAATCTGTATCCACTACAAAAAGGACGAGTTTTGCTTGATGGTAGGGATGTTACTACAATAAAGAGGCGTGATTTAAGACATCTAGTAACAGTTGTTCAGCAGGAGTCCTTTCTATTTACAATGAGTATCCGAGAAAATATTAGACTTGGTAGGACTAGTGCATCCGATAAAGAGGTTGAGTTGGCGGCTAAACGTGCCAATGCGGATACTTTCATCAATCAATTGCCTAACGGTTACGATACTATTTTGAGTGAGAACGCACATAGCTTGTCCCAAGGCCAGCGACAATTATTAAGTATTGCCAGAGCTTTTGTTACCAACGCACCAGTTTTGGTGTTGGATGAAGCTACTGCGTCGATCGATAGTAATACAGAAGCTGATGTTCAAAAGGCAATGACAGCCCTGATGAAAGATAAGACAAGTTTTGTAATAGCGCACAGATTATCAACGATTCAAAGTGCGGATCAAATCTTGGTAATAAATAACGGTGAAGTGATCGAAAAGGGAACACATAAGGATCTTTTGGCCAATAAGGGATTTTATGCGGATCTTTATAATAGTCAGTTTGATACTGTGAAGTAA
- a CDS encoding aldo/keto reductase: MTQLTETFKLSNGVEIPKVAFGTWQIPASEAHKAVSDALKTGYRHIDTALAYANEKEVGQAVRDSGIDRSDIFVTSKLPGETKSYEGAMRDFNTTMDNLDIDYLDLYLVHAPWPWGEMGSNYDKENLDVWRAMEEIYKSGRVKAIGVSNFGVHELQNILSAAKVKPMVDQIQYYVGYTEPKNTKFAKDNGILVEAYSPLATGGLINNKDVLKIADKYGVSVPQLAIKFVIQNDVLPLPKATHIAHIEANAKLDFQISAEDMDVLNNMPDTAPKSFHNPSQQ, encoded by the coding sequence ATGACACAATTAACTGAAACATTTAAATTATCTAATGGTGTAGAAATACCCAAAGTTGCATTTGGTACATGGCAAATACCAGCTTCAGAAGCACATAAGGCAGTTTCTGATGCTTTGAAAACTGGATATCGTCATATTGATACAGCTTTAGCATATGCTAATGAAAAAGAAGTCGGTCAAGCAGTTAGAGATTCTGGAATTGATCGTAGTGATATTTTTGTTACTTCAAAATTACCTGGTGAGACTAAGTCATATGAAGGAGCAATGAGAGATTTCAATACAACAATGGATAATCTTGATATTGATTATTTGGATTTGTATCTAGTTCATGCTCCATGGCCATGGGGTGAAATGGGTTCTAATTATGACAAAGAGAATCTTGACGTATGGCGTGCAATGGAAGAAATCTATAAATCAGGCCGTGTAAAGGCAATCGGAGTTTCAAACTTTGGTGTTCATGAACTACAAAATATTTTGAGCGCTGCTAAAGTAAAGCCTATGGTTGATCAAATTCAATATTACGTTGGATATACAGAACCTAAGAACACTAAGTTTGCTAAGGATAATGGAATATTAGTTGAAGCATATTCTCCATTAGCTACTGGTGGATTGATCAATAACAAAGATGTTTTGAAGATTGCTGATAAATATGGAGTTAGTGTTCCACAATTAGCAATTAAGTTTGTTATTCAAAATGATGTCTTGCCATTACCAAAGGCAACGCACATTGCACATATTGAAGCAAACGCTAAGTTAGATTTCCAGATTAGTGCAGAAGACATGGATGTTTTAAACAATATGCCAGATACTGCACCAAAATCTTTCCATAATCCATCACAACAATAA
- a CDS encoding MalY/PatB family protein: MSKYDFDTTIDRRKTDSVKWDIASNELPMWVADMDFKTAPVIVDAIEKKAQDAIFGYEEPHDDYFRAVADWYESEHGSRPDTDWMMFVTGVVPAISSAVRKVTSVGDNVLIQAPVYNIFYNSIVNNGRHILSNDLVYKDFDYEIDFKDLEAKLKEPLTTMMILCNPHNPVGKVWSKSDLVKIARLCNKYHVFLLSDEIHGDLTFGAEYTPMFSLDENLIQNLIVCVSPSKTFNVAAMHAATIIVPNENLRMQVNRGINTDELAEPNSFAIPVTIAAYEHGHDWLKELKEKLVDNKNIVADFLQSELPEVKLIPSQATYLLWIDTSKVSTDSKELAAFIRKETGLYLSAGNVYGGNGDDFLRLNIACPKKLLNDGLNRLKQGIELYQANLVK; encoded by the coding sequence ATGTCTAAGTATGATTTTGACACTACCATTGATCGTCGGAAGACAGACTCTGTTAAATGGGACATTGCATCTAATGAGTTACCTATGTGGGTCGCTGACATGGATTTCAAGACGGCTCCGGTAATTGTAGATGCGATTGAAAAAAAGGCTCAGGATGCGATTTTTGGTTATGAAGAGCCACATGATGATTACTTCAGGGCAGTCGCTGATTGGTATGAGTCTGAACATGGATCTCGCCCTGATACTGATTGGATGATGTTTGTTACTGGTGTTGTACCGGCAATTTCTTCAGCAGTTCGAAAGGTGACTTCTGTTGGTGATAATGTTTTGATCCAGGCTCCTGTTTATAATATCTTTTACAATTCTATTGTTAATAATGGACGTCATATTCTGTCCAATGATCTTGTCTATAAGGATTTTGATTATGAAATAGACTTCAAGGATTTGGAAGCTAAGCTCAAAGAACCACTGACAACTATGATGATTCTTTGTAATCCACATAATCCTGTTGGTAAGGTTTGGTCCAAGAGTGATCTGGTGAAAATTGCTCGATTATGTAATAAATATCATGTATTTTTGCTAAGTGATGAGATTCATGGTGATTTAACTTTTGGTGCTGAATATACTCCAATGTTTTCTTTGGATGAAAACTTGATTCAAAATCTGATTGTTTGTGTTTCACCAAGCAAGACCTTTAACGTTGCAGCGATGCATGCGGCGACTATCATTGTTCCTAATGAAAATTTACGTATGCAGGTCAATCGTGGTATCAACACGGATGAGCTTGCTGAACCCAATTCATTTGCGATTCCAGTTACTATTGCAGCTTATGAACATGGTCATGATTGGTTGAAGGAACTTAAGGAGAAGCTGGTTGATAATAAGAATATCGTGGCTGATTTCTTGCAATCAGAATTGCCAGAGGTGAAATTAATTCCTTCACAGGCTACTTATCTGTTGTGGATCGATACTTCTAAAGTATCCACTGATTCAAAAGAATTGGCTGCTTTTATACGTAAAGAGACTGGTCTGTATTTATCAGCTGGTAATGTATATGGTGGCAATGGTGATGACTTTTTGAGATTAAATATTGCCTGTCCGAAGAAATTGTTAAATGATGGATTAAATCGCTTGAAGCAAGGTATCGAGCTGTATCAAGCTAATTTGGTAAAATAA
- a CDS encoding carbohydrate ABC transporter permease — MNNKKYALWHIPLILIGIIALLPVVFMISNSFKTLQESYQSILSLIPNKPTTINYTTLNHQVNLVHLIWNTFFMATIVTLGKLFTGLLAAYAFRYYQFKHKNLIYLLFVATIFVPFTIVMIPNYLVIAKLNLLNSVIGVALPQLCDATGIMIFLKTMEKIPGSLFDSLKIDDIPNRRIFFNIVLPIIKPSIISVGAMFFINSWNEYVWPTLILKDKSSFTLPLALQNYISSEGGTNFPLAMALSSIMIILPLIIYLIFQRYILNSISNSGLK, encoded by the coding sequence ATGAATAATAAAAAATATGCCTTGTGGCACATACCATTGATATTGATTGGAATCATTGCACTGTTACCAGTAGTGTTTATGATTTCCAATTCCTTTAAGACATTACAAGAATCGTATCAATCGATTCTGAGTTTGATCCCTAATAAACCAACGACGATCAATTATACAACTTTGAATCATCAAGTTAATTTAGTTCATTTGATTTGGAATACATTTTTTATGGCAACGATAGTAACACTAGGTAAGCTATTCACTGGTTTGTTGGCTGCGTATGCGTTTCGATACTATCAGTTCAAGCATAAGAATCTTATTTATTTGTTATTTGTTGCCACGATCTTTGTGCCGTTCACTATAGTTATGATTCCCAATTATTTAGTGATAGCTAAGCTGAATCTTTTGAATAGTGTGATTGGGGTGGCGTTACCACAGTTATGCGATGCCACGGGAATTATGATTTTTTTGAAAACTATGGAGAAAATCCCTGGTAGTTTGTTTGATTCATTAAAAATAGATGATATTCCGAACCGTAGGATCTTTTTTAATATTGTTCTACCAATTATAAAACCTAGCATTATCAGTGTTGGAGCTATGTTTTTTATTAATTCGTGGAATGAATATGTTTGGCCAACGTTGATTTTGAAGGATAAGAGTAGTTTTACTTTACCATTGGCGCTTCAAAACTATATTTCGAGTGAAGGCGGAACTAACTTTCCATTAGCCATGGCACTTTCATCCATTATGATTATTTTGCCGTTGATTATCTATTTGATTTTCCAACGATACATTTTGAATAGTATTAGCAATAGTGGACTTAAGTAA
- a CDS encoding DUF3737 family protein, whose amino-acid sequence MTNYKNKFYTGERSLFGEKDAVISNTTFGEGESPLKESRNINIDNTIFKWKYPLWYSKHINVDNSIFETMSRSGIWYTDDIKITNSALQAPKLFRRGKDIELTNVHFSDAEETLWTCQNIKLDHVVANGDYFGKDSENIRVDNSNFIGNYIFDGAKNVEVHNSTFVSKDAFWNCDNVVIYDSTIDGEYLAWNTKNLTLINCTIESEQGLCYVDHLTMKNCKLLNTNLAFEYCSDVDADITSSIISVKNPINGRIHAESIGKIIFDDDEIDAGKTEIKCDTQESANV is encoded by the coding sequence ATGACTAATTATAAAAATAAATTTTATACCGGCGAACGTTCATTGTTTGGTGAAAAAGATGCCGTTATTTCAAATACTACTTTTGGAGAAGGTGAATCTCCTCTAAAGGAAAGTCGCAATATCAATATTGATAATACAATTTTCAAGTGGAAGTACCCTCTTTGGTATAGCAAACATATCAATGTTGATAATTCTATTTTTGAAACGATGTCACGTTCTGGTATTTGGTACACGGATGATATTAAGATCACTAATAGTGCACTGCAAGCACCTAAATTATTCCGTCGTGGTAAAGATATTGAATTAACTAATGTTCACTTTTCTGATGCTGAAGAGACACTTTGGACTTGTCAGAATATCAAATTGGATCACGTTGTCGCTAATGGTGATTACTTTGGTAAGGACAGTGAGAATATTCGAGTTGATAATTCTAACTTCATCGGGAATTATATTTTTGATGGTGCCAAGAATGTTGAAGTTCATAATTCAACCTTTGTCTCAAAGGATGCTTTTTGGAATTGTGATAATGTTGTTATTTATGATTCAACTATCGATGGTGAGTATCTAGCTTGGAATACTAAGAATCTCACTTTGATCAACTGTACTATTGAGAGTGAACAAGGTCTTTGTTACGTGGATCATCTAACAATGAAGAATTGTAAGTTACTTAATACTAACTTGGCATTTGAATATTGTTCTGATGTTGATGCTGACATTACTTCAAGCATTATTAGTGTTAAGAATCCTATTAATGGTAGGATCCATGCGGAATCTATCGGCAAAATCATTTTTGATGACGACGAAATTGATGCTGGTAAGACAGAAATTAAGTGTGATACACAGGAGTCTGCTAATGTCTAA
- a CDS encoding Nramp family divalent metal transporter — protein sequence MDKKSLEEIHESVDVPSVYETSFLQKFLAYSGPGALVAVGYMDPGNWLTSLSGGSEYRYELLSVLLMSILVAMFMQTLSIKLGVVARQDLAQAISAKIPKWGRYTLWIINELAMVATDMTGVIGTAVALKLLFNLPLLYGILLTILDVLIVLIFLRFGIRRIEFIVLVAILTVGIIFGVEVFRAHPNIASISNGIIPTNDLWQNHKKLIISLGIMGATIMPHNIYLHSSLAQSRRYDHTNPKQVNEALRFAKWDSNVHLVAAFFINALLLVLGGTLFFHTNSNLANFEDVFNGLNNQNIVGALASPVMSGLFAFALLITGLISSITSTLSGQIVMEGYLNIRLPLWQRRLLTRFVTLIPILFIGFAVGFKEQDFENLIVYAQIALSIALPFTLYPMIILTSNKKLMGIHANSKLTMIVGFILTTIITFLNLRLITSIL from the coding sequence ATGGACAAAAAAAGCCTCGAAGAAATTCATGAAAGTGTCGACGTACCTAGTGTTTACGAAACATCCTTCTTACAAAAATTCCTAGCCTACAGCGGACCCGGCGCATTAGTAGCAGTCGGTTATATGGATCCAGGTAACTGGTTGACATCCTTATCTGGCGGTAGTGAATATCGATATGAATTGTTATCAGTTCTATTGATGTCCATTCTTGTAGCAATGTTCATGCAAACACTATCGATCAAGCTAGGTGTCGTAGCTAGACAAGATCTAGCCCAAGCAATCTCAGCCAAAATACCCAAATGGGGTCGCTACACACTCTGGATCATCAACGAACTAGCCATGGTAGCGACCGATATGACTGGAGTAATTGGGACAGCTGTGGCGTTAAAATTATTATTTAACTTACCATTACTTTATGGAATTCTTTTGACCATATTAGACGTATTAATTGTTTTGATATTCCTAAGATTTGGAATTCGTAGAATCGAATTCATCGTCTTAGTCGCAATCCTGACCGTTGGTATAATCTTTGGTGTTGAAGTCTTTCGAGCACACCCAAATATCGCATCCATTTCCAATGGAATCATACCTACCAACGATCTTTGGCAAAATCACAAGAAGTTGATCATCAGCCTGGGGATCATGGGAGCGACGATCATGCCACATAATATCTACTTGCATTCTTCATTAGCTCAAAGTAGAAGATATGATCATACTAATCCCAAACAAGTGAATGAAGCACTTCGCTTTGCCAAATGGGACTCCAACGTTCATCTAGTGGCTGCCTTCTTCATTAACGCACTCTTACTAGTACTAGGCGGAACACTTTTCTTCCATACTAATAGTAACTTGGCCAATTTTGAAGACGTCTTTAACGGATTAAATAATCAAAATATCGTCGGTGCACTAGCAAGTCCCGTTATGAGTGGATTATTTGCTTTTGCACTACTGATAACCGGATTGATTTCATCCATTACAAGTACCCTATCAGGACAGATTGTCATGGAAGGATACCTCAATATCCGCTTACCGCTTTGGCAGAGACGACTACTAACCAGATTTGTGACCCTAATACCCATTTTATTTATCGGCTTTGCAGTGGGATTCAAAGAACAAGACTTTGAGAATCTAATCGTTTATGCCCAAATAGCCCTCAGTATCGCTCTTCCATTTACACTTTATCCGATGATCATTCTTACTAGTAATAAAAAGCTCATGGGAATTCACGCCAACAGCAAACTAACCATGATTGTTGGTTTCATCCTGACAACTATTATTACTTTTTTGAATCTTCGATTGATCACATCGATACTATAG
- a CDS encoding ABC transporter ATP-binding protein: MFKIIMEHIHGKARVFFFMAPVIMLGEVFCDLQQPTLMSQIIDSGLAKNDMRYVLQHAALMAMFAVLGLIFGGASGVLGSYASLNMGKKLRSHMLSIALEDRDPSGLEPATLITRITNDVTQMQTLVMMLTRGMVRSPMLLFGGIVMSVIICPDLAPILFVIMPILVVFLLVVVRRSIPMYTKMQQSVDTVNRIMRENLQGAKTIKAYVLENHQLDQFNSDNNQLLKTSQNASMATVILSPVIQLMLNLGVVVALGYGGSLSISNTISNGQIIAFVNYMIQITSAMIQTVNIITSFSRAVTSSTRVQAVLSEEKDEELPVTTMKKPVGSSISFDDVTFGYKESEPIINHLSFEVKDGEWMGIIGATGSGKSSIINLLTRSFDQYSGTIKIDGVDIKKLSLEELHQKVVVALQDSLLLSGNIRSNLAYGKMGATDTELDTSANISDSAEFIDKLHKRYDAQVEQKGKNFSGGQRQRLNIARSLTPNADILVMDDATSAVDQETNARIKSRLKKSRNKKTTLIISQRVTNVMDCDQIMVIADGKLESIGTHDELLTKSNFYRQLVKTQLGGGINGHA, encoded by the coding sequence TTGTTCAAAATAATTATGGAACATATCCACGGCAAAGCTCGGGTATTTTTTTTCATGGCACCAGTGATAATGTTGGGGGAAGTATTTTGTGATCTTCAACAACCAACCTTAATGTCACAGATTATTGATTCCGGACTAGCCAAAAATGATATGAGATATGTTTTACAACACGCCGCCTTAATGGCTATGTTTGCTGTTTTGGGACTTATTTTTGGTGGAGCTAGTGGTGTACTAGGAAGTTATGCCTCACTGAATATGGGAAAAAAGCTAAGAAGTCATATGCTTAGTATTGCCCTAGAAGATCGTGATCCCAGTGGCTTAGAACCAGCAACTTTGATCACTAGAATCACTAATGACGTCACACAAATGCAGACTTTAGTAATGATGTTAACAAGAGGGATGGTTAGATCCCCGATGCTATTATTCGGTGGGATAGTTATGTCAGTTATAATCTGTCCTGACCTGGCACCAATTCTATTTGTCATCATGCCGATATTAGTTGTTTTCTTGCTAGTAGTAGTTCGTCGTAGTATTCCGATGTATACCAAGATGCAACAGTCAGTCGATACGGTTAATCGAATTATGCGTGAGAATTTACAAGGTGCTAAGACGATCAAAGCGTATGTACTAGAGAATCATCAACTCGATCAATTCAATTCAGATAATAATCAATTATTAAAAACAAGCCAAAATGCTTCCATGGCAACTGTCATTCTTTCACCAGTTATCCAATTGATGTTGAATCTGGGTGTGGTAGTAGCATTAGGTTATGGTGGCAGTTTATCTATTAGTAATACTATAAGTAACGGTCAAATAATTGCTTTTGTTAACTACATGATTCAAATCACGAGTGCCATGATTCAGACAGTCAATATCATTACTTCATTTTCACGGGCTGTCACTAGTTCAACTCGTGTTCAAGCAGTTTTGAGTGAGGAAAAAGACGAAGAATTACCAGTTACTACTATGAAAAAGCCAGTAGGTAGTAGTATTTCATTTGATGATGTAACGTTTGGCTATAAAGAAAGTGAGCCGATAATAAATCACTTGAGTTTCGAGGTTAAAGATGGTGAGTGGATGGGAATTATTGGTGCGACTGGTTCTGGTAAGAGTTCCATTATCAATCTGTTAACTAGATCTTTTGATCAATACAGTGGAACTATCAAAATAGACGGAGTAGATATTAAAAAACTCAGTTTAGAAGAATTACACCAAAAAGTGGTCGTTGCTCTGCAAGACTCATTATTACTTTCAGGCAATATTCGTAGTAATTTGGCTTATGGGAAAATGGGAGCAACAGATACAGAACTCGATACTTCCGCCAATATTTCTGATTCTGCAGAATTCATTGATAAATTACATAAACGATACGATGCACAAGTCGAACAAAAGGGTAAGAATTTCTCCGGTGGACAAAGACAACGTCTGAATATTGCACGTTCGCTCACACCCAATGCCGATATTTTGGTTATGGATGATGCAACAAGTGCTGTGGATCAAGAGACCAATGCCCGTATCAAGAGTAGGTTGAAAAAGAGTCGAAATAAAAAAACGACCCTGATTATTTCACAGCGAGTTACTAATGTAATGGATTGTGATCAAATCATGGTGATTGCCGATGGTAAGTTGGAGTCGATAGGTACGCATGATGAGTTGTTGACCAAGTCGAATTTTTATCGTCAATTAGTTAAGACTCAGTTAGGAGGTGGCATAAATGGACATGCATAG